The Thioalkalivibrio thiocyanodenitrificans ARhD 1 nucleotide sequence CGGCCAGTATCCCTGCGGCGGCGCCGCCTGCCGCGGCACCGGCGAGAGCGCCCGCGCCCATATCCATACCGGTGCCGGCTGGCGTGGCCAGGGCCAGAGACGAGTCTTCAGCCCCGGAACGCCTCATCCGGCGGACCATGAGCCACGCCAGCGCCAGGACCAGCAGGGCCAGCAGGCCGACAATCATCAGGGCGTTGGGATGGCCCATCAGGTCATCAATCATGCTGGCGGGCCGGGCCGGTTCGGCAGGGGCCGGCGGGGTCGCCGCCCGGGGTTCCGCCGCGGGCTCATCGACCACCGGCGCGGCGGGCTCCTCCGGCACGGGTTCGGCCGCCATGGGCTCCGCCTCGCCGTCGACCGTGGCGGGGACTTCGTCCGCAACGTCTGCCTCCGCGGGCTCCTGCGGTGCGGCCGGATCACGACCTTCGCCGCTGTCGAGGCGGGCCTGCAGTTCAGCCATCTGCTCGTTGGTCAGTTCCAGAAACCGCTCGCTACGTTCCAACAGCGCCTCAAGCTCGGCCACCCGGGAGCGCAGTTCCTCCGCCTCGCGGGTACGCGCCTCCGCTGTTTCCCGGGCAAGGTCCAGTTCCTGTTGCAGTTCAGCGACGGGGCCGCCCCCTTCCCGGGCAGCCAGTATTTCCAGGCGGGCGTCATCAGCCTCGGCGGGATCATCCGGTTGTGCGTCGGCGACCGCAGGCTCCGCCGGTGCGGGCGGTGCGGGCACCTGAGGCCGGGTCTCTTCGGCCACGCGCGCACGGTACTCCTGCCACAGGCTGTTCTGGCGAGCCACCTCGCGGCTGGCCTCGGCCCGGTCCAGCCGATCGATCTCGGCCCTGTCCGGCACACGCAGCACGAAACCGCTGAGCAGGTTGTTGATATTGCCGTCGGCAAAGGCCTCGGGATTGGCGCGAAGCAGCGCCAGCATCATCTGCTCCATGCTGACATCCGCGTCAGGACGCAGATTCCGGGCGACATTCCAGAGGGTGTCGCCACTCTGGACGGTGTATGACCCGGGCACCTCACGGCGCGGCGCCTCGGCACGGGGCGCCGGATCGGGACGGGGTTCGGCCGGGCGCGCCTCGGGCGCGGGTGCACGGGCGGGTTCCTCCCGTGCGTCGAACATCACCGGGGGATCCAGCAGGAGGGTGTATTCGCGGACCAGCCGGCCGGCCGGCCAGGAGGCCTCGATGAGGAAGTTGACGAAGGGTTCGCGGACCGGATCACGGGTGGTCACCCGGATCACGTGACGCCCGTCGGGCAAGGTTTCGGGCCGGAAGCTCAACCGGGTGACCAGGCCCGAGCGCTCGATGCCCAGGCGCCGGTACAGGGCCTCCGGCGCCAGGCGGACCTGCAGGTCCTCCATTTCGCCGCTTCGCACCGAGACCAGTTCGATCTCCGCATCCAGCGGCTGGTTCAGCGCCGAACGAACCTCAATGTCGCCGAGCCCCAGCGCCTGCGAGAGGCCTGGAACGAGAAATAGCCCCAGGAGGGCCATGCCCATCACCAGTCTGCGCACAGATCTTCCCCTTAGCCTTGTGGTGTTCGATGGGCGTTCCCTCATCCGGGAAGCCTCCCCCCTGATCCCTGGCGACGCACGCCATGGCCATCGGCATTGTCATGTCGAATCTAATTATATGGCGTAACTATAGGCTACAAATAGTCTTTTATCAAAATTTCTGCGATCTGGATACTATTGAGTGCCGCGCCCTTGCGGACGTTGTCCGCCACCACCCACAGATCGATCCCCCGAGGATGGGAAATATCCTCCCGGATTCGGCCTACATAAACTGCGTCATGGTTCGCACCTTCGGTCACCGCGGTGGGGTACCCGCCGTCCTTGCGCTCGTCCATGACCACCACGCCCGGGGCCCTGGACAGCAGGTCCCGGACCTGCTCGGCGCTGATCTTCTCCCGGGTTTCGATATGCACGGCTTCGGAATGCCCATAGAAGACCGGAACCCGCACGGCGGTGGGATTCACCTGGATGCTGTCGTCTTCCATGATCTTGCGGGTCTCCCAGACCATCTTCATTTCTTCCTTGGTGTAACCGTTCTCCAGGAACACATCGATATGCGGCAGCACGTTGAAGGCGATCTGCTTGGGATAGACATGCATGTCCACGGGCTTGCCGTTAAGCAGATTCGCCGTCTGACCGGCCAGTTCCTCGATGGCCTCCTTGCCGGTGCCGGAGACCGCCTGGTAAGTGGCAACGTTGATGCGCTCGATGCCCGCGACGTCCTGGATCGGCTTGAGCGCCACAAGCATCTGGATGGTGGAACAGTTGGGGTTGGCGATGATCCCCCGGTTGGTGTAACGGGCCACTGCGTGCGGATTTACCTCCGGCACCACCAGGGGGATATCGTCGTCGTAGCGGAACTGGGAGGTGTTGTCGATCACCACGCAACCGGCGGCGGCGGCCTTGGGGGCGTACTCCCTGGACACCGACGCGCCCGGCGAGAACAGGCCGATCTGCACCCTGGAGAAGTCGAACTTCGCCAGGTCCTGCACGACCAGGTGGCGGTCCCCGAACTTCACCCGGGAGCCGGCGGACCGCTCGCTGGCCACGGCGTAGACCTCGCCCAGGGGAAGATCCCGCTCGGCAAGGATGGAAAGCATGGTTTCACCCACGGCGCCCGTAGCGCCCACTACCGCAACATCGAATGTCTGGCTCATCTGGGTTCTCTCTTGAATCTGCTGTCGGCCATCCGGCCCATCGTGAACAATCCTGCCCGTCCTGTCCATTGCGGCACGGCTCAGGGCTCCAGTGCCGCCACGACCGCGTCACCCATGGCAACGGTACCCACCTTCTCGCAATCCTCGGTCCAGATGTCCGGGGTGCGCAGGCCGCGGTCCAGGACCCGGCTCACCGCGACATCCACACGCTCGGCCAGGGCGCCCTCTTTGAGGGAGTAGCGCAGCATCATGCTGACCGACAGCAGGGTGGCCAGGGGGTTGGCTACGCCCTGCCCCGCGATGTCAGGCGCCGAGCCGTGGATGGGCTCGTACATGCCGCGGCCCTCCGAGTTCAGGGATGCCGACGGCAACATGCCGATAGAGCCCGTGAGCATGGCGGCGGCGTCGGACAGGATATCGCCGAACATATTCTCGGTCACGATCACGTCGAACTGCTTCGGCGCCCGCACCAGCTGCATGGCGGCGTTGTCCACGTACATGTGAGACAACTCGACCTGAGGGAAGTCGGCGGCCACCCGGACCACGACCTCGCGCCAGAGCTGGGATACCTCCAGCACGTTGGCCTTGTCTACCGAGCAGAGCCGCTTGCCACGCTTCATGGCGATATCGAAGCCGCTGCGGGCGATGCGCTCGATTTCATGCTCGTTATAGACGATCGTGTTCACCCCCTCGCGCACACCATCATCGCGGATGCGGATACCCCGGGGCTCCCCGAAATACGCCCCGCCGGTCAGTTCACGCAGGATCATGATGTCCAGCCCCCCCACAATCTCGGGCTTGAGCGCCGAGGCGGAGGCCAGCTGCGGGTAGAGGATCGCCGGTCGAAGGTTGGCGAACAGATTGAGTTCCGCGCGCAGGCCCAGCAGCCCCCGCTCGGGGCGCAGTTCCCAGTCCAGGGTGTCGTACTGCGGCCCTCCCACGGCACCGAGCAGCACGGCGTCCGCCTCCCTGGCGAGTTCCAGGGTGTCATCGGGCAGGGGCACACCGGCGGCGTCATAGCCGGCGCCGCCCACGGGGGCCTCTTCCAGCTCCACGTCGAGACCGTGGTCCCGGCGCAGCGCGTTCAGCAGCTTGGTGGCCTCGGCCACGATCTCGGGGCCGATTCCGTCACCCGGCAGCACCAGGATCTTCTTGGTCATGTTTGGCTTCCTTGGTTACTTTCTTGAGAAAAGGCGAATGGACAGGATGAACAGGATTCCTCGAATCACCGAAACAGCCACGGCGCCTCGGCGCGGCGGCGCTGTTCGTAGGCGCGGATCTCGTCGGCGTGCTGCAGGGTGAGGCCGATGTCGTCCAGGCCGTTGAGCAGGCAGTGCTTGTGGAACTCGCCCACCTCGAAATCGAACGCCTCGCCGGACGGGGTCGTGACCGTCTGCGCGGCCAGGTCCACCTTGAGGCGGTAACCGGGCGTGGCGGACACCTCTTCGAACAGGCGGTCCACAACGACTTCGTCCAGGACGATCGGGAGCAGGCCGTTCTTGAAGCTGTTGCCGAAAAAGATGTCGGCAAAGCTCGGCGCGATGACCACCCGGATGCCGAAGTCGGTGAGCGCCCACACTGCGTGCTCCCGGGACGAGCCGCAGCCGAAGTTTTTGCGCGCCAGCAGGATCTCCGCACCCCGGTAGCGGGGGTCGTTGAGCACGAAGTCCGGGTTCGGCTTGCGCCCGGAATGGTCCATGCCGGGCTCGCCCGGCTCCAGGTAACGCCAGTCGTCGAACAGGTTCGGCCCGAAGCCGGTGCGCTTGACCGACTTCAGGTACTGCTTCGGGATGATGGCATCGGTGTCCACATTGGAGCGGTCCAGTGGCAACACGACACCATCGACCGTGGTCAGGGGTTTCATGAGATCATCTCTCCTGCTTGTCTGTACGCTGACCCGGATCTGCCTGCATCCGAAGTCCGCACGTTCAGGCCCGTGGCCTTCACGGCCCCGCGGACCGTCAGCCCATCTGCAATCTTCAGGCGCACGGAGCGTGTCCGTCACGCCTGAGGTCTCACCTCTCCCGCTCAGTAGCCGGAAGGCGCTTCGCGAGCCGGTTCGCCACCCTCACCCTGGCCCCTCATGTTCTCGCAACCACTCAGGCCAAGGAGCATCAATACAGCCAGTACCACAATCAGCATGCGCATGATGTCGGTCCTCCTTACTGACGAGACAACGATCAGCCGCCGGACGGGGTCACGGTGCGTACATCCGCGAAATGACCGCTCACCGCCGCCACGGCTGCCATGGCAGGGCTCACCAGGTGGGTGCGCCCGCCCTGGCCCTGCCGCCCTTCAAAATTCCGGTTGGAGGTGGAGGCACACCGCTCCCCCGGCTCCAGCCGGTCGGCGTTCATCGCCAGGCACATGGAGCAACCCGGCTCGCGCCACTCGAAACCCGCCTCCAGGAAGACCTTGTCCAGCCCCTCCTCCTCGGCCTGCCGCTTCACCAGCCCGGAGCCGGGTACCACCATGGCGAGCTTCACATTCTCCGCCACGCGGCGCCCGCGCACCACGGCGGCGGCCGCGCGCAGATCCTCGATGCGCGAGTTGGTGCACGAACCGATGAACACCTTGTCGATATAGATCTGCTCGATGGGTGTATTGGGCTCGAGCCCCATGTACTCCAGGGCCCGCTTCATGCCGGACGCCTTCACCGGGTCCGTGGCCTCGGCCGGATCCGGCACCCGGCCGGTCACCGGCGCCACCATCTCGGGCGAGGTGCCCCAACTCACCTGGGGGGCGATGGACGCGGTGTCGATGCGCACCACCCTGTCAAAGCGGGCGTCGGCGTCACTGTGCAGTTCGCGCCACGCGGCCACGGCCTTGTCCCACAATTCGCCGCTGGGTGCGTAGATCCGACCCTTGACGTACTCGATGGTGGTGTCGTCCACCGCCACCATGCCCGCCCGGGCGCCGGCCTCGATGGCCATGTTGCACACGGTCATGCGGCCCTCCATGGACAGCGTCCGGATGGCCTCGCCGCCGAATTCGATGGCGTAGCCGGTGCCACCGGCGGTGCCGATCTCGCCGATGACGGCCAGCACGATGTCCTTGGCGGTCACGCCCGGGCCCGCCTTGCCGTCCACCGACACCAGCATGTTCTTCATCTTCTTCTGCAGCAGGCACTGGGTGGCCAGTACATGCTCCACCTCGGAGGTGCCGATGCCGAAAGCAAGCGCGCCGAAGGCCCCGTGGGTGGAGGTGTGGGAATCACCGCACACCACGGTCATGCCCGGCAGCGTCGCGCCCTGTTCCGGGCCGATCACGTGCACGATGCCCTGGCGCACGTCGTTCATGGGGAAGAAGGTGATGCCGAACTCGTGCACGTTGGCGTCCAGGGTCTCCACCTGGATACGGGACACCGGGTCGCTGATACCCTGATCCCGATGGGTGGTGGGCACATTGTGATCCGGCACCGCCAGTACGGTATCCGTGCGCCAGGGCTTGCGCCCGGCAAGGCGCAGGCCCTCGAAGGCCTGGGGCGAGGTCACCTCGTGGACCAGGTGACGGTCGATATAGAGCAGCGCCGTGCCGTCCGCCTCGGACCGCACCACGTGGGCATCCCACAGCTTGTCATAGAGGGTCTTGCCGGTCATTCGAGGCACTCCCGCTTACGGTGATGGAAGCAGTCTAGGGCGGCCTATCAGATAACTCAAATTCATGTTTTTTATGTGCTAGATTCCATAATGGAATTCATAAACCGGGCGCATGATGGATCTGGACCACCTGCACACCTTCCTGGCCGTGGCCGAAAGCCGCTCCTTCTCCCTGGCGGCGGAGCGCCTGCACCTGACGCAGCCAGCCGTCAGCAAGCGCGTCGCCGCCCTGGAGGACACGCTTGGCCAGCGCCTGTTCGACCGCATCGGGCGACGTGTCAACCTCACCGAGGCGGGCCGGGTCCTGCTGCCCCAGGCGCGCCACATCCTGGCCGGGTTGGACGAGGCGCGCCGCAGCCTGGACAACCTGAGCGGCCAGGTGGCTGGCCCGCTCTGGCTGGCCACCTCCCATCACGTGGGCCTGCACCGGTTGCCACCGGTGCTAAAGGCCTTCACCCGCACCTATCCGGCGGTGGATCTGGACATCCGCTTCATGGAATCGGAGGAGGCCTGTCACGCGGTGGCCCACGGTGATGTGGACCTGGCAGTGGTGACCCTGCCGGAAGCGCAACACCCGCAGTTGCGCACACGGACCGTCTGGGAGGACCCGTTGCTGCCTGTGGCGGCCCGGGACCATCCCCTGACGTCGGAAGGCGCCTGCTGCCTGAGCGATCATGACGCGGTCCTGCCGCCGCCGGGCACATTCACACGGGAGATCATCGACACCGCATTGCGCACGCACGGCATCGTACCCCGGCGCATCGTGGAAACCACCTATCTGGAAACCATCCGGATGCTGGTCTCGATCGGCATGGGCTGGAGCCTGCTGCCGGAAACACTTCTGGACGATTCATTGCGCGTCCTGCCCGTCACGGGCCTTAGGCCGGCGCGCCATCTCGGCACCGTGGTACACCGGGAGCGCACCCACTCCAATGCCGCCCGGACCATGCTGGAGCTGCTGGCCCTGTCGTGATGGCGCATGATGAACGCCGGTGTCCCGGCAGCCATCCGGTCAGTCCATGAGATTGACTTCGATGCCCTGGTCGCGCAGCTCGTAGGCACGCGCATCGAGATAGCGCTGCAACTCCGGCTGTTCCCTGTACGCGCCGCTGAGCACGTAATGCATCACTCCCTGCACGTGGAATGTGCGGAAATAGCCCTCGGTGCGGATCACCTCGCCGTCCTCCGGGTGGATGAACACCATGGTTGGCGTAAAGATCACGTTCATGTCGCGGGCCCATTCCCGGGCTTCCATGGTCTCGCCCCAGGGGGTGGTCAGCGTATCCCGGGACCAGATATCCACGTGGGCGATGTCGAACTGCTGCAGCAGTTCCTCGCTGTCCTCACGCACCAGGATGTCCGTGTGCAGCTCGTCGCAGGCCGAGCATTGCTGCTGCTCGAAGAACACCAGCAACGGACGGTCGCTGCCGTTGATGACCTCGGAGAGGTCGAAGGGCGGCGTCATCCATTCATCGCGCACGTGCAGCTTGCCCGAGGCCGGTTCCTCGCCGACCTTGGCAAGATATTCCGGGAAGGTCATGTCGTTCTCCCTGCGCTCCCCGATGTAGTCCAGCGCCACCCGGAAGCGATGGGGCGGGAAGTAGCCGTTGATGCGCGCCACCACCTCGCCGGATTCGTCGAACATGAGCAGCGTGGGCGTGTACTGCACCCGCACGCTGCGGGCGAAATCCGCCTCGGTGACCTCCTCGCCATCCAGGTTGGTCACTTCCCGGGCGCCCCACATGTTGATGGACACGACATCGAAGTACTTGCGGGTCTTGTCCACGATATCCTGCTGCGCGAAGTTGTCGCGAATCAGGCGCTCGCAGTACGGGCAACCGTCCTGATAGAAATAGATCATCAGCCGGCGGCCCTCTGCCGCCGCGTCGTCGATGTCCTCGCGGATATCCAGGAAGGTCTCCCTGAACCACTCCGGCGGTTCCACCCATCCCGGATTCACGAAGCCGGGCTCAAGTCGCTCCGTGCTGGACTGTGCGGGCGCCCACGCAAGCAACAGGAACAATGTGACCCATACGGGGTGAATCAGATATCGCATGGCACGTGCCCTCCTCGGGAACGGGGGCCGATCGCACGATCAGGGGCGGGAGACACCGCTTTCGATCTGCCAGACAACCATACAGAACTACGGCGCCGGGCCTCCAGGGTGCTGACACCCCGCTGGAGAAACGAGGCGGCCCCGGGAATCCGGGACCACGATGGCCTCATCCTGTTTATTTAGCAGTCAGCCGGGCCGGTTGCAAACCCGGCAATCATGAAGGGATTTCGCGTCCGACCGACGCACCGGCGCGATCACGGAGATGCACATCATCACGTTGCGCACGATGAACAGTCATCTCGACACGATGGCGCTGCGCCATTCCCGCCACGCGTCACTAATCCCGCTCACGCGAAGCCGAGCAGGCCGACGACCGCCCCGGTCATCAGCGTGGCGAGGGTGCCGGCAACGATGGAACGCAGGCCGAGGGCCACGATCTCGCTGCGGCGCTCCGGCACCAGGGCCCCGAGACCGCCGATCAGGATCCCCAGGCTGCCGAGATTGGCAAAACCGCCGAGGGCGTAGATCAGAATGACCTCACTGCGCGTGGAGAGGGCATCCTCGCCGAGTTCGGCCAGCTGCAGGAAGGCAACCATCTCGTTGAGGATGGTCTTCACGCCGAGCAACGACCCGGCCACATGGGCCTCCGCCCAGGGAATGCCCATCAGCCACGCCAGCGGCGCGAATCCCCATCCGAGCATGCGTTCCAGACTGAGCGCCTCACCGGCCACCGCAGGCAGCGCGGCCAGCATGGCGTTCACCAGCGCGACCAGAGCGATGACCACCACCAGAAGCGCGACGATCTGGAACAGCAGTTCCAGCCCGCGCAGTGCGCCGCGCGTGATCGCGTCCATGGCGCTGGTGACCGGCTCGGGTTCGGGCATCAGTTCACCCGCGGTGGAAGGCGCCGTCGGCGGAATCATCACGGTGGCAATCAGCAGGGCCGCCGGCAGGCTGATCAGGGAGGCCACGATCAGATGGCCCAGGGCATCGTCCAGCACCGTGCCGATGATGCTGGCGTAAAGAACCAGCATGGTGCCGGCCAGGGTTGCCATGCCCACGGACATCAGCGCGAACAGCTCGCTGCGGTTCATCTCTTTCAGATAGGGGCGGATCACCAGGGGCGATTCCACCATGCTCAGGAGCACGTTGGCCGCGGTGCCCACCCCGAGCGCCCCGCCGATACCGAAGGCGCGCTGCAGCACCAGGGAAGCGCCGCGAATCAGCACCGGCAGAACGCGCCAGTAGAACAGCAGCGCCGAGAGGGCGCTCAGCACCAGGATGAGCGGCAGGGCCTGAAACGCCAGCACGAAGCTCGAGCCCGCCCCGTCGGGGCGGAAGGGCGGTTCGCCGCCGCCGATGTAACCAAAGACGAAGGCGGTCCCCGCCCGGGTGGCGTCGGTCAGCGCGATCACTGCCGTATTGGCCCAGAGGAACAGATGGCGGGCCGCGGGCACGCCCAGCAGCAGGGCGGCGATGCCGAGCTGCAGCGCCAGACCGGCGAGCACCTCGCGCCATGGAAAACGCCGCTTGTGCTCGCTGAGCAGCCAGGCGATGCCGACGAACACGCCGAGCCCCAGCATGGCCTGCAAGGCGATCACAATGATCCCCCTGGCGCACCGGGCACATGACGTAACGCCTTCCGCGTACGGACCTGCTGCGCTCCCTGCGATCCGCGGACTCGATGCGTCACGCGCGCCTCATGACCCGGAACCCCTGCGGCCCCCATCGCCCGATCACGCCCAGAGTCGCCAGGCGGCCCAGACCAGGGAAAAGCCCAGCAGAAGGATGAACCCGACCCAGGCGAGCGCCCTCAGACCGGGCCCCGGACGCGCCTCGGCCGGCATATCCGGGGAAGTCACCACCCGGAAGGTAATCCAGGCGAGGATGGGGGCGGAGAGAAACGACAGGATGGTGGCGACATCCACGAAGCGGGTGAACTGCGCGCCGGCAAACCAGATCAGCAGCAGCGCGCCGGACGCGATCACCAGCAGACCGATCCGGTAGCCCCACCAGTCCACATCACGCCGGCCCTTGCGCGATGGATCGACCTGCCGGGGCTCGTCACCGTGATCCTGCAGCATGCCCAGCAGAGCGGCGAGCACACGCGGATAGGCATCGGTGACGGCCAGGGTGGTGGAGAACATTGTGGTCAGGGCGGCGACGGCGATAAGGGACCGGCTCCACTCCCCCAGTGATTGTGCATACATGTCGACCAGTTGCGCCGAGAAGGCGGCTGCCCCGGTCGCGAAGCTGGCCCCCGCGCTGTACATCAGCAAGGCGCCGAGCAGAATGAAGAAGACCGCAATCACCGTGGCCCCGGCATAGCCCAGACGGAAATCGAAGACGGCATCGCGCACGCTGGGCGCGTGACCGGTGCTGCGCGCACGCTCCTGGGTCCAGATGGAGTGCCACGCGGCCACGTCCAGCGGAATGGGCATCCAGCCGAGCAGTGCCAGCACGAAGCCAAGCCCGGCCAGCGACCACAGGCGTGACCACTCCGCGACGCCCGAGATCGCACCCCAGTCAGGCGCCTCCCGGAAAGCGAGCATCACCGCGACGAAGGTGGACACACTGAGTGCCGCCATGATGATCTTCATGCCCAGGTCCAGGCCCTTGTAGGCCCCGATCATGAGAAAAACGATACAGGCGGTCAGCACCATCGCCGAGATCAGCGTAACCGACATGTCCACATCGAACACCAGCGCAAACAGCCCGGCGGTGGTCAGCGTGACGACAGCCTGAATCGGAAACACCGTGCCCACGGTGACCAGGACATACAGCCACAGCGCCCACCGTCCGAGGCGGCGATACCCGACCAGAAGATTGTGGCCCGTGGCCGCCGCATAGCGCGGACCGAACTCCAGGAAGGGATACTTGATCAGGCAGGCCAGCAGCACCACTGGGATCAGCAGCAGCCCGTACTCGGCGCCGCTGCGGGTTGCCTGCACCAGGTGAGAAACACCAACCGCAGCCCCTGCCATCAAAAGGCCCGGACCAATTGCGGCACGCAGCGCGGCCTTGGAGGAAGAACGCATTCTT carries:
- a CDS encoding FimV/HubP family polar landmark protein — protein: MRRLVMGMALLGLFLVPGLSQALGLGDIEVRSALNQPLDAEIELVSVRSGEMEDLQVRLAPEALYRRLGIERSGLVTRLSFRPETLPDGRHVIRVTTRDPVREPFVNFLIEASWPAGRLVREYTLLLDPPVMFDAREEPARAPAPEARPAEPRPDPAPRAEAPRREVPGSYTVQSGDTLWNVARNLRPDADVSMEQMMLALLRANPEAFADGNINNLLSGFVLRVPDRAEIDRLDRAEASREVARQNSLWQEYRARVAEETRPQVPAPPAPAEPAVADAQPDDPAEADDARLEILAAREGGGPVAELQQELDLARETAEARTREAEELRSRVAELEALLERSERFLELTNEQMAELQARLDSGEGRDPAAPQEPAEADVADEVPATVDGEAEPMAAEPVPEEPAAPVVDEPAAEPRAATPPAPAEPARPASMIDDLMGHPNALMIVGLLALLVLALAWLMVRRMRRSGAEDSSLALATPAGTGMDMGAGALAGAAAGGAAAGILAGDRSEASDAERLEIEESPGAAVADEAPESRVGEELEAADAEAKSTAAVSEEHEEIINDDTIAEVDVYLAYGLYSQAEDLLKQAIEEHPDRVDYRFKLAETHFATRNTEAFEANAQQMQEVLAGQPSKLWDRVQSMGKDLNPDNPLFTGAAAMAGTGGGHGADEEDLDAAFGDLEGSLDDLEQAAEQDLVEEAEEPRAEGAPQAPGTRPAEAGDDELEFDLGELELDADRLDVDLHDAGAALTEDTGEEDAPAPTLSDPSEDDTRVAELPELDVPVEPEGDLDDTVMEDFSGRTAGSLHDDATEIMEEDFSDMDFLEDGTGEGDASFVSDDEPVEQLADDDEVSTKLDLARAYIDMGDPEGARSTLEEVLSEGNDEQKREAKSLLDQIA
- a CDS encoding aspartate-semialdehyde dehydrogenase; its protein translation is MSQTFDVAVVGATGAVGETMLSILAERDLPLGEVYAVASERSAGSRVKFGDRHLVVQDLAKFDFSRVQIGLFSPGASVSREYAPKAAAAGCVVIDNTSQFRYDDDIPLVVPEVNPHAVARYTNRGIIANPNCSTIQMLVALKPIQDVAGIERINVATYQAVSGTGKEAIEELAGQTANLLNGKPVDMHVYPKQIAFNVLPHIDVFLENGYTKEEMKMVWETRKIMEDDSIQVNPTAVRVPVFYGHSEAVHIETREKISAEQVRDLLSRAPGVVVMDERKDGGYPTAVTEGANHDAVYVGRIREDISHPRGIDLWVVADNVRKGAALNSIQIAEILIKDYL
- the leuB gene encoding 3-isopropylmalate dehydrogenase, with amino-acid sequence MTKKILVLPGDGIGPEIVAEATKLLNALRRDHGLDVELEEAPVGGAGYDAAGVPLPDDTLELAREADAVLLGAVGGPQYDTLDWELRPERGLLGLRAELNLFANLRPAILYPQLASASALKPEIVGGLDIMILRELTGGAYFGEPRGIRIRDDGVREGVNTIVYNEHEIERIARSGFDIAMKRGKRLCSVDKANVLEVSQLWREVVVRVAADFPQVELSHMYVDNAAMQLVRAPKQFDVIVTENMFGDILSDAAAMLTGSIGMLPSASLNSEGRGMYEPIHGSAPDIAGQGVANPLATLLSVSMMLRYSLKEGALAERVDVAVSRVLDRGLRTPDIWTEDCEKVGTVAMGDAVVAALEP
- the leuD gene encoding 3-isopropylmalate dehydratase small subunit, whose product is MKPLTTVDGVVLPLDRSNVDTDAIIPKQYLKSVKRTGFGPNLFDDWRYLEPGEPGMDHSGRKPNPDFVLNDPRYRGAEILLARKNFGCGSSREHAVWALTDFGIRVVIAPSFADIFFGNSFKNGLLPIVLDEVVVDRLFEEVSATPGYRLKVDLAAQTVTTPSGEAFDFEVGEFHKHCLLNGLDDIGLTLQHADEIRAYEQRRRAEAPWLFR
- the leuC gene encoding 3-isopropylmalate dehydratase large subunit → MTGKTLYDKLWDAHVVRSEADGTALLYIDRHLVHEVTSPQAFEGLRLAGRKPWRTDTVLAVPDHNVPTTHRDQGISDPVSRIQVETLDANVHEFGITFFPMNDVRQGIVHVIGPEQGATLPGMTVVCGDSHTSTHGAFGALAFGIGTSEVEHVLATQCLLQKKMKNMLVSVDGKAGPGVTAKDIVLAVIGEIGTAGGTGYAIEFGGEAIRTLSMEGRMTVCNMAIEAGARAGMVAVDDTTIEYVKGRIYAPSGELWDKAVAAWRELHSDADARFDRVVRIDTASIAPQVSWGTSPEMVAPVTGRVPDPAEATDPVKASGMKRALEYMGLEPNTPIEQIYIDKVFIGSCTNSRIEDLRAAAAVVRGRRVAENVKLAMVVPGSGLVKRQAEEEGLDKVFLEAGFEWREPGCSMCLAMNADRLEPGERCASTSNRNFEGRQGQGGRTHLVSPAMAAVAAVSGHFADVRTVTPSGG
- a CDS encoding LysR family transcriptional regulator, with translation MMDLDHLHTFLAVAESRSFSLAAERLHLTQPAVSKRVAALEDTLGQRLFDRIGRRVNLTEAGRVLLPQARHILAGLDEARRSLDNLSGQVAGPLWLATSHHVGLHRLPPVLKAFTRTYPAVDLDIRFMESEEACHAVAHGDVDLAVVTLPEAQHPQLRTRTVWEDPLLPVAARDHPLTSEGACCLSDHDAVLPPPGTFTREIIDTALRTHGIVPRRIVETTYLETIRMLVSIGMGWSLLPETLLDDSLRVLPVTGLRPARHLGTVVHRERTHSNAARTMLELLALS
- a CDS encoding thioredoxin family protein produces the protein MRYLIHPVWVTLFLLLAWAPAQSSTERLEPGFVNPGWVEPPEWFRETFLDIREDIDDAAAEGRRLMIYFYQDGCPYCERLIRDNFAQQDIVDKTRKYFDVVSINMWGAREVTNLDGEEVTEADFARSVRVQYTPTLLMFDESGEVVARINGYFPPHRFRVALDYIGERRENDMTFPEYLAKVGEEPASGKLHVRDEWMTPPFDLSEVINGSDRPLLVFFEQQQCSACDELHTDILVREDSEELLQQFDIAHVDIWSRDTLTTPWGETMEAREWARDMNVIFTPTMVFIHPEDGEVIRTEGYFRTFHVQGVMHYVLSGAYREQPELQRYLDARAYELRDQGIEVNLMD
- a CDS encoding NupC/NupG family nucleoside CNT transporter; the protein is MIALQAMLGLGVFVGIAWLLSEHKRRFPWREVLAGLALQLGIAALLLGVPAARHLFLWANTAVIALTDATRAGTAFVFGYIGGGEPPFRPDGAGSSFVLAFQALPLILVLSALSALLFYWRVLPVLIRGASLVLQRAFGIGGALGVGTAANVLLSMVESPLVIRPYLKEMNRSELFALMSVGMATLAGTMLVLYASIIGTVLDDALGHLIVASLISLPAALLIATVMIPPTAPSTAGELMPEPEPVTSAMDAITRGALRGLELLFQIVALLVVVIALVALVNAMLAALPAVAGEALSLERMLGWGFAPLAWLMGIPWAEAHVAGSLLGVKTILNEMVAFLQLAELGEDALSTRSEVILIYALGGFANLGSLGILIGGLGALVPERRSEIVALGLRSIVAGTLATLMTGAVVGLLGFA
- a CDS encoding Nramp family divalent metal transporter; protein product: MRSSSKAALRAAIGPGLLMAGAAVGVSHLVQATRSGAEYGLLLIPVVLLACLIKYPFLEFGPRYAAATGHNLLVGYRRLGRWALWLYVLVTVGTVFPIQAVVTLTTAGLFALVFDVDMSVTLISAMVLTACIVFLMIGAYKGLDLGMKIIMAALSVSTFVAVMLAFREAPDWGAISGVAEWSRLWSLAGLGFVLALLGWMPIPLDVAAWHSIWTQERARSTGHAPSVRDAVFDFRLGYAGATVIAVFFILLGALLMYSAGASFATGAAAFSAQLVDMYAQSLGEWSRSLIAVAALTTMFSTTLAVTDAYPRVLAALLGMLQDHGDEPRQVDPSRKGRRDVDWWGYRIGLLVIASGALLLIWFAGAQFTRFVDVATILSFLSAPILAWITFRVVTSPDMPAEARPGPGLRALAWVGFILLLGFSLVWAAWRLWA